The Euphorbia lathyris chromosome 2, ddEupLath1.1, whole genome shotgun sequence genome includes a window with the following:
- the LOC136219559 gene encoding single-stranded DNA-binding protein WHY1, chloroplastic-like: MQQLNLLSPQLTSQNPKLLCSHCFLFSPQSSLTTTFNLRTPTLSLTKKFTNSKLAVKCRQSEFYDQQRLNSPPRPPSPSPYYAVPSSASVGELPPKVFVGHSIYKGKAALTVEPRAPEFAALESGAFKIAREGFILLQFAPSAGVRQYDWSRKQVFSLSVTEIGTLLSLGAKDSCEFFHDPNKGKSDEGKVRKVLKVEPLPDGSGHFFNLSVQNKLLNMDESIYIPVTKAEFAILTSAFNYILPYLLGWHAFANAIKPDENLRSNFANSRYGGDYEWNK, encoded by the exons ATGCAGCAGCTGAACTTGCTATCTCCTCAACTCACTTCTCAGAACCCTAAACTTCTATGTTCTCACTGCTTCCTCTTCTCCCCTCAATCTTCGCTAACCACTACGTTTAACCTCAGAACCCCTACACTCTCTTTAAccaaaaaattcaccaactcTAAGCTCGCCGTCAAATGCCGTCAATCGGAGTTTTACGACCAACAGAGGCTTAATTCTCCTCCACGTCCTCCTTCACCCAGTCCTTATTATGCTGTTCCGTCGTCTGCTTCAG TCGGAGAGTTGCCGCCTAAGGTCTTTGTTGGTCACTCAATATACAAAGGGAAGGCTGCTCTTACTGTGGAACCTCGGGCTCCTGAGTTTGCGGCATTAGAA TCAGGGGCATTTAAAATAGCTAGAGAGGGTTTTATACTGTTACAATTCGCTCCTTCAGCAGGTGTACGCCAATATGACTGGAGCAGGAAGCAG GTGTTCTCATTATCAGTGACTGAAATTGGAACTCTGCTCAGCCTTGGTGCTAAAGATTCGTGTGAGTTTTTCCATGATCCCAATAAGGGAAAAAG TGATGAAGGCAAGGTCAGAAAGGTGTTGAAAGTAGAGCCACTTCCAGATGGTTCTGGCCATTTCTTTAACCTCA GTGTCCAAAACAAACTTCTGAATATGGATGAAAGCATTTATATTCCCGTTACCAAGGCGGAATTTGCCATTCTCACGTCAGCTTTCAAT TATATCTTGCCATACCTGCTGGGTTGGCATGCTTTTGCAAATGCTATAAAACCAGATGAGAATCTTCGTTCAAACTTTGCCAATTCAAGGTATGGGGGAGACTATGAATGGAACAAGTAG